Proteins from a single region of Aerococcus viridans:
- the asp1 gene encoding accessory Sec system protein Asp1: MYYFIPAWYQEKLSLAWQYLSKEIEFDDTVNQSRMFAAQSLSTELLVLNYLPNLRTFLNRQQLLNISCWSLFDQLQGIEQDKLSNIQPFNYKELNWPKDIQFITTPYVVVAMSANAMYAKIYFNEAGNVLWIDHFEESLIHNRYVIDDRGFISSIQLYEQGEHISTTFLNLLGEKQFIYFVEEGTFEISENAKIQAKLKQRFFTSKTSLIEAVLKIKIKEFTAEDVVVIAASKEHNRYFLDNEIPGKKVMSFFSERNNDDAYIDYENIKSVDFFVADSDNILKNVVPLTDQVPTAIISPYDSRLNLGVSQEVKELNIWVNIDNIQKDLIYKIGELMFKEIQRNKNIRVIFASYNEQNDQNSEIVQFMKNLNNRFISEESFNEKINALNIEIEDEEYFVFRQVREELTVISSFSTVRLVIDLSENPHLYTQIASISAGIPQINQRETTYVKHAENGYIIQSIEDLPLAIHYYLDTLKNWNRSLVFAIEKIAENNSEQLVKKWAKYLEIE, encoded by the coding sequence ATGTATTACTTTATACCAGCATGGTATCAAGAAAAATTATCGCTAGCTTGGCAATATCTTTCTAAAGAAATTGAATTTGATGATACTGTGAATCAAAGTAGAATGTTTGCTGCTCAATCATTGTCAACTGAGTTATTAGTATTAAATTATCTACCAAACTTAAGAACCTTTTTAAATCGACAACAATTATTAAATATTTCATGTTGGTCTCTTTTTGATCAGTTACAAGGGATTGAACAAGATAAATTGAGTAACATACAACCTTTTAATTATAAGGAATTAAATTGGCCTAAGGATATTCAATTTATCACTACACCATACGTTGTTGTAGCGATGAGCGCTAATGCCATGTATGCAAAAATTTACTTTAATGAAGCAGGGAATGTGTTATGGATTGATCATTTTGAAGAAAGCCTTATTCATAATAGATATGTTATTGACGATAGGGGGTTTATATCTAGTATCCAATTATATGAACAAGGTGAACACATATCTACTACTTTCCTAAATTTATTAGGTGAAAAACAATTTATATATTTTGTAGAAGAGGGTACTTTTGAAATATCTGAAAATGCTAAGATACAAGCCAAATTAAAACAACGATTTTTTACTTCTAAAACCTCACTCATTGAAGCAGTTTTGAAAATAAAAATCAAAGAATTTACAGCAGAAGACGTAGTCGTCATAGCTGCTAGTAAAGAACATAATCGATACTTTTTAGATAATGAAATACCAGGAAAAAAAGTTATGTCATTTTTTTCTGAAAGAAATAATGATGATGCTTATATAGATTATGAGAATATTAAAAGTGTTGATTTTTTTGTTGCCGATTCTGACAATATTTTAAAAAATGTAGTCCCATTAACTGATCAAGTACCTACTGCTATTATTTCGCCATATGATAGTCGATTGAATTTAGGTGTTAGTCAAGAAGTTAAAGAATTAAATATATGGGTAAATATCGATAACATTCAAAAGGACTTAATATATAAAATTGGAGAATTGATGTTCAAAGAAATTCAACGTAATAAAAATATTCGAGTGATATTTGCTAGCTATAACGAACAGAATGACCAAAATTCTGAGATAGTACAATTTATGAAAAATTTAAATAATAGATTCATCAGCGAAGAATCGTTTAATGAAAAGATAAATGCACTGAATATTGAAATAGAAGATGAAGAATATTTTGTGTTCAGACAAGTAAGAGAAGAGTTGACAGTCATTTCCTCATTTTCTACTGTTAGATTAGTAATTGATCTAAGTGAAAACCCACATCTTTATACTCAAATTGCGAGCATTAGTGCAGGAATCCCTCAAATCAACCAAAGAGAAACAACGTATGTAAAACATGCAGAAAATGGTTATATTATTCAGTCTATTGAAGACCTACCACTAGCCATTCATTATTATCTGGATACGTTGAAAAATTGGAATCGTTCTTTGGTTTTTGCGATAGAAAAGATTGCAGAAAACAATAGTGAACAACTAGTGAAAAAATGGGCAAAATACTTGGAGATTGAATAG
- the asp2 gene encoding accessory Sec system protein Asp2, with translation MEKKLHILQIGRERWESRNEDGLIWYYIDACDDVDAQQEKLYAVLNANEDNEEEDHQEKLASFDTVIISELSTNFDFSYLQQYIEPYTILVNQELSDTFIDHFPIFKYLFVHYIDMQDITSVIATVKKDFFIGQNGTKLHVKNTVVNHVDNFNIYYNGNNYVEISEINQSDYVQLLYWNYNIGLGSDATTDLWLEYDADNQIDLRLVLHFIDSAGEVTRRTFTQIEMEHYINVNVEKFTYLAVSIEVKGQGIVKVGPLHYRKSREQYGEMLLGGQVGRDSQRKEFFYYFNPGDLQPPLNVYFSGYRTAEGFEGYWMMKNLGKPFLLISDPRLEGGRFYIGSVEYEQKIENVIQTYLDLLSFSTKQLVVSGLSMGTYGAIYYGARLEARAIVVGKPLINLGDIARNVPLHRPEAFETSLDLVNEFIDQGEDRYEKLNNKIVPYLEKAKFPEDSTIAIAYMMQDDYDSQAYFDLLNYLSEKDINIISKGLVGRHNDNSPGINQWFFAQLKRLNTSIG, from the coding sequence ATGGAGAAAAAGCTACATATTTTACAAATTGGTAGAGAGCGTTGGGAATCACGGAATGAAGATGGTTTAATTTGGTATTATATCGATGCTTGTGATGATGTGGATGCGCAACAAGAGAAGCTTTATGCTGTTTTAAACGCAAATGAAGATAATGAAGAAGAGGATCACCAGGAAAAATTAGCATCATTTGATACCGTTATAATTTCTGAATTGAGCACAAACTTTGATTTTTCTTATCTTCAGCAATATATAGAACCCTACACCATTTTAGTAAATCAGGAACTTTCTGATACTTTCATTGATCATTTCCCTATATTTAAATATTTATTCGTGCATTACATTGATATGCAGGATATTACAAGTGTAATTGCTACAGTAAAAAAAGATTTTTTTATCGGACAAAATGGTACGAAATTGCATGTGAAAAATACTGTGGTAAACCATGTCGATAATTTTAATATTTACTACAATGGTAATAACTATGTTGAAATTAGTGAAATTAATCAAAGTGACTACGTTCAATTGCTTTATTGGAACTACAACATAGGATTAGGAAGTGATGCAACTACTGATTTATGGTTAGAGTATGATGCTGATAATCAAATAGATTTGAGATTAGTTTTGCATTTTATTGACTCAGCAGGCGAAGTAACACGTCGTACTTTTACACAAATAGAAATGGAACATTATATCAATGTGAATGTTGAAAAGTTTACCTATTTAGCAGTATCTATTGAGGTAAAAGGACAAGGTATTGTTAAAGTTGGTCCGCTTCATTATCGGAAATCTCGCGAACAATATGGTGAAATGTTGTTAGGTGGGCAAGTTGGTCGGGATAGCCAGCGAAAAGAATTCTTTTATTACTTTAATCCAGGAGACCTACAACCGCCATTAAATGTTTATTTCTCTGGCTATCGAACTGCGGAAGGTTTTGAAGGCTATTGGATGATGAAGAATTTAGGTAAACCATTCCTATTAATTAGTGACCCACGTTTGGAAGGTGGGCGTTTCTATATAGGTTCAGTAGAATATGAGCAAAAAATTGAGAATGTCATTCAAACTTATTTAGATTTGTTATCATTCTCTACTAAACAATTGGTTGTTTCTGGTTTATCAATGGGTACTTACGGTGCTATTTATTATGGCGCTAGATTAGAAGCTCGTGCAATCGTAGTGGGTAAGCCATTAATTAATTTAGGTGATATTGCAAGAAACGTACCTTTACACCGACCAGAAGCCTTTGAAACTTCATTAGATTTGGTCAATGAATTTATTGACCAAGGGGAAGATCGTTACGAAAAGTTAAACAATAAAATTGTACCATATTTAGAAAAAGCGAAATTTCCAGAAGATAGCACCATTGCCATAGCTTATATGATGCAGGATGATTACGACAGCCAGGCATATTTTGATTTATTAAACTATCTCAGCGAAAAAGACATCAACATTATTAGTAAAGGATTAGTAGGTCGACATAATGACAATAGTCCTGGTATCAACCAATGGTTTTTCGCACAATTGAAAAGGTTAAATACAAGTATTGGATAA
- the asp3 gene encoding accessory Sec system protein Asp3, with product MSNWKPINIIKWGQLRQEDFLYGSQIRYSTDSELLYWENTLMPSGKVIHEWSSRVHYQETREPIQLPTLVPGNHYALQAVVSNNVEGKLKIKIAFYNYHHNLIQEIFFDLNQIEFSIPSQCLFYKVTLINAGLDNFIFRELVLYEEDKKIQTLVNAKLWRNTLQHIDLNKDVLNIQITGREPVTGRVITEIEDSRFSDQAISLLTTAIKYRETCITKEIKEIVKEFPSLELVNLLFVEKKNINIWQIVKDLKEEGITPNLYSLTNGQADRDDLMLPLYKRTYMPLDIGKGC from the coding sequence ATGTCTAACTGGAAACCAATCAATATTATTAAGTGGGGACAATTAAGACAAGAAGATTTTTTATATGGTAGCCAAATTCGCTATAGCACCGACTCAGAATTACTGTATTGGGAAAATACTTTAATGCCTTCTGGAAAGGTTATTCACGAATGGTCCTCACGGGTTCATTATCAAGAAACACGCGAACCAATTCAATTACCGACTTTGGTACCAGGTAATCACTATGCTTTACAAGCTGTAGTTTCAAATAATGTTGAAGGAAAGTTAAAGATCAAGATAGCATTTTATAACTATCATCATAATCTAATTCAAGAAATATTTTTTGATTTGAATCAAATTGAATTTTCTATACCATCTCAATGTTTATTTTATAAGGTTACGCTCATTAATGCTGGACTGGATAATTTTATATTTAGAGAATTAGTTCTTTATGAAGAAGATAAGAAAATTCAGACGCTAGTCAATGCAAAGTTATGGCGAAATACCCTTCAACATATTGATTTAAATAAAGATGTTTTAAATATACAGATAACTGGTAGAGAGCCTGTTACAGGCAGAGTGATAACTGAGATTGAAGATAGTAGATTTTCGGACCAAGCTATTTCTCTATTAACAACCGCTATTAAGTATCGTGAAACATGTATTACAAAAGAAATCAAAGAGATTGTGAAAGAATTTCCATCATTGGAACTAGTAAATTTATTATTCGTTGAAAAGAAAAATATAAATATCTGGCAAATTGTGAAGGATTTAAAAGAAGAAGGAATAACACCAAACCTATATTCTCTAACAAATGGACAAGCAGATAGAGATGATTTGATGTTACCTCTCTATAAACGTACTTATATGCCTTTGGATATAGGTAAAGGTTGTTAG
- the secA2 gene encoding accessory Sec system translocase SecA2 produces the protein MRLNQPVHRKYVAILKQINHLAKEMADLSDGELQAKTAQFKERLVAGESLDDLLPEAFAVVREADKRVLGYYPYDVQVLGGIVLHKGEIAEMKTGEGKTLTATLPLYLNALNGAGAMIVTTNDYLSKRDYEEMSPVFQWLGLSVSNAIEDSGKDNKLTALEKKAIYDADIIYTTHAGYGFDYLFENLAASKDDQYLRNIDYVIIDEIDEVLLDGAQTPLVISGMPRVQSNLYVITDQFIRTLDEYIDYQFDEDRDNVWLTKKGIIACERYFKIDNLFDPKNIELNRHVFLALRANFLYEKNRNYIVSKGEVKLLNDQTGRIMEGTKLQSGYHQALEAKEEVELTANQRAMASITYQNLFKRFPKIAGMSGTAKVAEAEFQETYGLNVTVVPTNKPVARIDEPDQFFMTLEEKVTAVIDLVNSVHATGQPILLATGSVGMSKLYSDILLSIGIPHNVLNAYNLPKEAMIIKEAGQLGAVTIGTSIAGRGTDIKLGNKVAEIGGLYVIGTERMESKRIDLQLRGRSGRQGDPGKSKFFGSLEDQLITKWSDQQLNIDRYNQGNRPLSQKKMIRIFDLAQDASDSAGRSNRHMSMEFDESLRIQREIIYQDRSQIINGDKKLSFEMIRTKVDEAFDIFLRNNHPLTKKRLKRYIFDHLSYQLPQEINQIDLMNLDEVKQLLHQIFADQLHTKQLEITDPDLLAVFLQKAVLKSIDEGWIEQVDYMEQYKKIVTSRQVAQRNVMTEYEKEATCAFKKMKENIYTNMVKYLALSYFERNQKGEWIIQFS, from the coding sequence ATGCGATTAAATCAACCCGTTCATAGGAAGTATGTCGCTATTTTAAAGCAAATTAATCACTTGGCTAAAGAGATGGCAGACTTAAGTGATGGTGAATTACAAGCTAAGACAGCACAATTTAAAGAGCGACTAGTGGCAGGAGAAAGCTTAGATGATTTATTGCCTGAAGCTTTTGCAGTTGTACGAGAAGCTGATAAGAGAGTTTTAGGTTACTATCCCTATGATGTACAGGTACTCGGTGGAATCGTTCTCCATAAAGGAGAAATCGCCGAAATGAAAACAGGAGAAGGGAAAACCTTAACAGCAACTCTTCCCTTGTATCTAAATGCTTTAAATGGTGCTGGAGCTATGATTGTGACGACGAATGATTACTTGAGTAAACGTGATTATGAAGAAATGAGTCCTGTTTTTCAATGGTTAGGTTTATCTGTTTCAAATGCTATAGAAGATTCTGGTAAAGACAATAAATTGACCGCCTTAGAAAAAAAGGCGATTTATGATGCAGATATTATTTATACGACGCATGCGGGCTATGGGTTTGATTATTTATTTGAAAACTTGGCAGCTAGTAAAGATGACCAATATCTAAGAAATATAGATTATGTCATTATAGATGAGATAGATGAAGTGTTATTGGATGGCGCGCAAACACCTCTAGTTATTTCAGGAATGCCACGTGTGCAATCAAATTTATATGTTATCACCGACCAGTTTATTCGGACATTAGATGAATATATTGACTATCAATTTGATGAAGATAGGGACAATGTTTGGCTAACTAAAAAAGGCATAATAGCTTGTGAAAGATATTTTAAAATAGATAATTTATTTGACCCCAAAAATATAGAGCTAAACCGTCATGTATTCTTAGCCTTAAGAGCTAATTTTTTATATGAAAAAAATCGTAACTATATTGTTTCTAAAGGGGAAGTAAAGTTATTAAATGATCAAACCGGACGTATAATGGAAGGTACAAAATTACAGTCTGGGTACCACCAAGCGCTTGAAGCTAAAGAAGAGGTTGAATTAACAGCTAACCAACGAGCTATGGCTTCTATTACTTATCAAAATCTATTTAAAAGATTTCCAAAAATTGCTGGAATGAGTGGTACTGCAAAAGTTGCGGAAGCAGAATTTCAAGAAACCTATGGGTTAAATGTGACCGTTGTGCCAACTAATAAACCGGTAGCAAGAATTGATGAACCTGATCAATTCTTTATGACTTTGGAAGAAAAGGTAACTGCTGTAATCGATTTAGTAAATAGTGTTCATGCTACTGGCCAGCCAATTCTATTAGCTACAGGTTCAGTTGGTATGTCTAAACTGTATTCAGATATTTTATTAAGTATTGGCATTCCACATAATGTATTAAATGCTTATAACTTACCCAAGGAAGCAATGATTATCAAGGAAGCTGGACAGCTGGGTGCAGTGACTATCGGGACTTCAATCGCCGGTAGAGGAACTGATATTAAGTTAGGAAATAAAGTTGCCGAAATTGGCGGCTTATATGTTATTGGGACAGAACGGATGGAAAGTAAAAGAATAGATTTACAACTGAGAGGACGTTCTGGGAGACAGGGGGATCCAGGAAAAAGTAAATTTTTTGGCTCATTAGAAGACCAATTAATTACTAAATGGAGTGATCAACAGTTAAATATTGATAGGTATAACCAAGGTAATCGCCCTTTGAGTCAAAAGAAAATGATAAGAATTTTTGATTTAGCCCAGGATGCAAGTGACTCAGCCGGAAGATCTAACAGACATATGTCTATGGAATTTGATGAGAGTTTACGTATACAAAGAGAAATTATTTATCAGGACCGAAGCCAAATTATCAACGGAGATAAGAAATTATCCTTTGAAATGATCCGGACTAAAGTTGATGAAGCTTTTGATATTTTTCTGAGAAATAACCATCCTTTAACAAAAAAAAGATTAAAACGGTATATATTTGACCATCTATCCTATCAACTACCACAGGAAATTAACCAAATAGATTTGATGAATTTAGATGAAGTGAAACAACTGTTGCATCAAATTTTCGCAGATCAATTACATACTAAGCAGTTGGAAATTACGGATCCAGATTTACTAGCGGTCTTTTTACAGAAAGCGGTCTTAAAATCAATAGATGAAGGTTGGATAGAGCAAGTGGATTACATGGAACAATATAAGAAGATTGTAACCAGTCGCCAAGTAGCCCAAAGAAATGTTATGACAGAATATGAAAAAGAAGCAACTTGTGCTTTTAAAAAAATGAAAGAGAATATATATACTAACATGGTAAAATATTTAGCCTTATCTTATTTTGAAAGAAATCAGAAAGGTGAATGGATAATACAATTCTCATAG
- the gtfA gene encoding accessory Sec system glycosyltransferase GtfA — MTIYNINKGLGWASSGVEYAQAYRAKLLNRAKIPAKFIFTDMFTGENIQHLSENIGFQDDEVIWLYQYFSDIPIAATTYTINDFKQTIRQPIINEERNGKIYRWYFSGEQNYCTGYLSNEEDDFLQRVEFVQNGILTRKDYYSFTRVFSEYYLPHEKKATVYQRRFFNQDGTTALEEIIDESGSIFLTHNQIFDSKEKFIGYFIRQLNLTANDIIIIDRATNIAQAILENKGTAKVGTVVHAEHFSESSSTDKHLLWNNYYEYQFTNRQAMDFFITATETQKNLLNTHFARDNKPMSKIFTIPVGALGELVKPTDHRSPYAILTASRLAEEKHIDWLIKAVAKAKETLPQLTFDIYGEGGSKQKLLKLIEELDASDYIQLKGHADLKYIYKQYELYLSASTSEGFGLTLMEAVGSGLPIIGFDVRYGNITFINDGENGYLLPFDDIFNNEKHIQHLSDALVRFYQKDIQQMQQVSYALAEKFLEDQVQEKWENLVKELLDD, encoded by the coding sequence ATGACAATTTATAACATTAACAAAGGTTTAGGTTGGGCAAGTAGTGGTGTTGAATATGCACAAGCTTACCGTGCAAAATTACTAAATCGTGCTAAAATACCTGCAAAATTTATTTTTACGGATATGTTTACCGGAGAGAACATCCAACATCTATCTGAGAATATCGGCTTTCAAGATGATGAAGTTATTTGGCTTTATCAATATTTTTCAGATATCCCGATTGCAGCCACAACCTATACAATTAATGATTTCAAACAAACTATACGTCAACCTATTATTAATGAAGAACGTAATGGAAAAATATATCGGTGGTATTTTTCTGGGGAACAAAATTATTGTACAGGTTATCTCTCTAATGAAGAAGACGACTTTCTACAAAGGGTAGAATTTGTTCAAAATGGTATTTTAACAAGAAAAGACTATTATTCATTTACAAGAGTATTTTCTGAGTATTACCTACCACATGAGAAAAAAGCAACTGTATATCAACGCAGATTTTTTAACCAAGATGGTACGACGGCGTTAGAAGAAATTATTGATGAATCAGGGTCGATTTTCTTAACCCACAATCAAATTTTTGATAGTAAAGAAAAATTCATCGGCTATTTTATTCGTCAACTAAATCTTACTGCCAATGATATTATCATCATAGACCGGGCAACGAATATTGCACAAGCGATTCTTGAAAATAAAGGCACTGCAAAGGTTGGGACAGTTGTGCATGCAGAGCATTTTAGTGAATCAAGCTCCACGGATAAACACTTATTGTGGAATAACTATTATGAGTATCAATTCACTAATCGTCAAGCTATGGACTTTTTCATTACAGCAACCGAAACACAAAAAAATCTCTTAAACACACATTTTGCACGAGACAACAAGCCGATGTCTAAGATCTTTACTATTCCAGTAGGTGCTTTAGGAGAATTAGTGAAGCCGACTGATCATCGTAGCCCATACGCAATCTTAACGGCCTCTAGATTAGCTGAAGAAAAACATATTGATTGGTTAATTAAAGCAGTTGCAAAAGCAAAAGAAACACTACCACAATTAACATTTGATATTTATGGTGAAGGGGGTAGCAAGCAAAAACTGCTAAAATTAATTGAAGAATTAGATGCTTCAGATTACATTCAATTGAAAGGACATGCTGACTTAAAATATATATATAAGCAGTATGAATTGTATTTGAGTGCTTCAACAAGTGAAGGCTTTGGGCTCACCCTTATGGAGGCTGTGGGTTCTGGATTACCAATAATAGGTTTCGATGTTCGCTATGGGAATATTACTTTCATCAACGATGGAGAAAATGGCTATCTTTTACCATTTGATGATATTTTTAATAATGAAAAACACATTCAACATTTATCAGATGCATTGGTGCGGTTTTACCAAAAGGATATTCAACAAATGCAACAAGTATCTTATGCTTTAGCAGAAAAATTTTTAGAAGATCAAGTACAAGAAAAGTGGGAAAACCTAGTAAAGGAGCTTTTAGATGATTAA
- the gtfB gene encoding accessory Sec system glycosylation chaperone GtfB yields the protein MINLLNDYSSQSKDFHQSLIKAGFSYPTFVCQDDGFLPDDVQSIYQLWLDNPLDGEPLYFNELAVPEFWEISATNQLGEIVDYHKKRGQIHFAKISEDRVIGRVEWLDEQGNIRWIDGYNKQGIRYKQTVLTRDQRMVTTTYFDNKGREKIIYNHHTKTYILMEEYGLQLFQTEIDFIIYTLQSHNVDLSNIIYNTLALPFLVVLHSKETKESTLIWQEDTRDEIPGNMQLILNGSTSTKQIVVTDKLYADHLKALVSSDSDIPIYDLGYIYTFKKNDHLINEAIIATNSDQILHLEEIVQRLPQLKIHVVALTEMSTKLTNLNRYENVQLYPNASMQKIRNLYEKVGWLLDLNYGNEIVNAVRSAFDYQMVIVSFDETTHNQKFMYPNLIFQRMQLDEMVQLLKMSIENPEIHSKLLVSQKLAANSVSKRDYVKIFREIEGYFDV from the coding sequence ATGATTAATTTATTAAATGATTATAGTTCACAAAGTAAAGATTTTCACCAATCATTAATAAAAGCAGGCTTTTCCTATCCTACCTTTGTTTGCCAAGATGATGGTTTTTTGCCTGATGATGTACAAAGTATTTATCAACTCTGGCTAGATAATCCGTTAGATGGTGAACCACTTTATTTTAATGAACTTGCAGTACCAGAGTTTTGGGAAATATCAGCGACAAATCAGTTAGGTGAAATTGTAGACTATCATAAAAAAAGAGGACAGATTCATTTTGCAAAAATAAGTGAAGATAGGGTTATAGGACGTGTAGAATGGCTTGATGAGCAAGGAAATATACGGTGGATAGATGGTTATAATAAACAAGGCATACGTTATAAACAGACAGTTTTAACAAGGGATCAACGTATGGTGACGACTACTTATTTCGATAATAAAGGTCGTGAAAAAATTATTTATAACCATCACACCAAGACCTATATCTTAATGGAGGAATATGGACTACAATTATTCCAAACAGAAATAGATTTTATCATTTATACGCTACAATCGCACAACGTAGACCTTTCAAATATCATCTATAATACATTAGCATTGCCTTTCTTAGTTGTGTTACATAGTAAGGAAACTAAAGAAAGTACCCTAATTTGGCAAGAAGATACGAGAGATGAAATACCTGGTAATATGCAGCTTATTTTAAATGGTTCTACGAGTACCAAACAGATTGTTGTGACAGATAAATTATACGCTGATCATCTTAAGGCACTTGTTTCAAGTGACAGTGATATTCCTATCTATGATTTGGGATACATTTATACATTTAAAAAGAATGATCACCTGATAAATGAAGCAATCATTGCGACAAATTCGGATCAAATTTTACATTTAGAAGAGATAGTTCAAAGACTACCTCAGTTAAAAATCCATGTAGTAGCCCTAACAGAGATGTCCACCAAATTAACCAACTTGAATCGTTATGAAAATGTTCAATTATATCCCAACGCTAGCATGCAGAAAATCAGAAATTTATATGAAAAAGTAGGTTGGCTCTTAGATTTAAATTATGGTAATGAAATAGTGAATGCAGTTCGATCTGCTTTTGATTATCAAATGGTTATAGTGAGTTTTGATGAAACAACGCATAATCAAAAGTTCATGTATCCGAATCTTATATTCCAACGTATGCAACTTGATGAAATGGTTCAATTATTAAAAATGAGTATTGAGAATCCTGAGATTCATAGTAAGTTGCTTGTTAGTCAAAAACTAGCAGCGAATTCAGTATCAAAAAGAGATTATGTTAAAATATTTAGAGAGATTGAGGGATATTTTGATGTCTAA
- a CDS encoding sugar transferase has product MRAHITNLYGQSSDSTAMISQNMTAQIARELGVNELGIYNYPITVDSPSELSTRLDGIIASVSAEDIVILQLPTWNSLAFEQALVNKLKNYWHIKIAIYLHDVIPLQFKSNYYLMNDYIELFNQVDCLIVPSENMKNRLIEEGLTVQNIIIQHMWDHPIAYDLAKTTFKQEIHFAGNAEKFDFVKDWSGETPLKVYSNPVEENLNEKVTYLGWYSDTKLVHHLSEGGFGLVWTENPDIQEYFALCNSYKLGTYLAAGIPVIVSRNLSNAQLIKDHQLGFIVDSLEEADTIVAKIDKEEYEMIKENVANFAFLLRTGQFTKKLLTDTIHQIILKK; this is encoded by the coding sequence ATGCGCGCACATATTACAAATTTATACGGCCAATCAAGTGATTCGACTGCAATGATATCGCAAAATATGACGGCTCAAATAGCTAGAGAGTTGGGTGTTAATGAGCTAGGCATTTATAACTATCCCATAACTGTGGACAGTCCTAGTGAACTATCAACACGTCTAGATGGCATTATTGCTTCCGTCTCTGCAGAAGATATTGTTATTCTACAACTGCCCACATGGAACTCGTTAGCATTTGAACAAGCCTTAGTAAATAAATTAAAAAATTATTGGCATATAAAAATTGCTATTTATTTGCACGATGTGATTCCTTTACAGTTTAAATCTAATTATTATTTAATGAACGATTATATTGAACTTTTTAATCAAGTTGATTGTTTGATTGTACCGTCAGAAAATATGAAAAATCGTCTTATTGAAGAAGGATTAACTGTTCAAAATATCATTATTCAACATATGTGGGATCATCCAATAGCATATGATTTAGCCAAAACAACTTTTAAACAAGAAATTCATTTTGCTGGAAATGCAGAAAAATTTGATTTTGTAAAAGATTGGTCTGGAGAGACGCCACTTAAGGTATATTCAAATCCTGTAGAGGAAAACTTGAATGAAAAAGTAACTTATTTAGGATGGTATTCAGATACTAAGTTAGTTCACCATTTGTCTGAAGGAGGGTTTGGGTTAGTTTGGACAGAAAATCCCGATATTCAGGAATATTTTGCTTTGTGTAACTCATATAAATTGGGTACCTATTTAGCAGCAGGGATTCCTGTTATCGTTTCAAGAAATTTATCCAATGCGCAATTAATCAAAGACCATCAATTAGGTTTTATCGTTGATTCACTAGAGGAAGCAGATACAATAGTTGCGAAAATTGATAAGGAAGAATATGAAATGATCAAAGAAAATGTAGCAAATTTTGCCTTTTTACTTAGAACAGGACAATTCACAAAGAAACTTTTAACTGATACAATCCACCAAATCATTTTAAAAAAATAG